A part of Candidatus Melainabacteria bacterium genomic DNA contains:
- the pgeF gene encoding peptidoglycan editing factor PgeF, translating into MMFLKKLQKKDWEEVNFGQVKGWQCNDLLEFNNLKHLFTGKSNDLNLGKHQPTVFPEKSVDKNREVLCKSLDLSFESLVVLPIVHSDNVLVLEKNTKEVTESDAVVTNLINIPILITAADCVPVLLYCHEKRLVGLVHAGWKGTSKRIVEKAVIAMQENYLARPSQIIAAIGPAIGQKNYEVGEDVANLLIEACEADEIVNTEGLKPKVDLKLANYIQLEQAGVMKIFTSELDTALHHSLFYSQRIQGKRAGRQGLIACLV; encoded by the coding sequence ATGATGTTTTTAAAAAAATTACAAAAGAAAGACTGGGAAGAAGTAAATTTTGGACAAGTAAAAGGATGGCAATGTAATGATCTATTAGAATTTAATAACTTAAAACACTTATTTACCGGTAAATCAAATGACTTAAATTTAGGTAAACATCAACCAACTGTATTTCCTGAAAAAAGTGTTGACAAAAACAGGGAAGTATTGTGTAAAAGCCTGGACTTAAGTTTTGAATCTTTAGTAGTACTTCCAATTGTTCATTCAGATAATGTCTTAGTTTTAGAAAAAAATACTAAAGAAGTTACTGAATCAGATGCTGTAGTCACTAATCTTATTAACATTCCAATTTTAATAACAGCTGCAGATTGTGTACCAGTACTTCTTTATTGTCATGAAAAAAGATTAGTTGGTTTAGTGCATGCAGGATGGAAAGGAACCAGTAAAAGAATTGTTGAAAAAGCTGTTATTGCTATGCAAGAAAATTACCTAGCTAGACCATCACAAATTATTGCAGCAATAGGACCTGCAATAGGTCAAAAAAATTATGAAGTAGGTGAAGATGTTGCAAATCTTTTAATAGAAGCATGTGAAGCAGATGAAATAGTTAACACAGAAGGACTTAAACCTAAAGTAGATTTAAAACTAGCAAACTACATTCAACTAGAACAAGCAGGAGTTATGAAAATCTTTACTTCTGAATTAGACACAGCTCTTCATCATAGTTTATTTTACTCTCAAAGGATTCAAGGCAAAAGAGCTGGCAGGCAAGGTCTAATTGCATGCTTGGTTTAA
- a CDS encoding exonuclease SbcCD subunit D: MIKIVHFSDLHFGSGERYGSLNPETGLHRRFEDFISALDKPVNFAIDKKVDMVIFTGDTYKHATPEPVYQREFAKRIKKLSKNKILTILLVGNHDILYRIDGSDTLDIYSTLSIEHVTVFNKIELKNIETRNGIVQVITLPHITKSRLLIKDEYRNLNLKEQDKLMIQKVKEAISAMIEKLDPKSPSILIGHGTIETAQFGSEQDLSIGKVLSYPLSIFQNTQVDYVGFGHIHRHQVLQKENPLILYAGSLERVDFSEENEDKGFIYLELEKGKVNHKFISTNPRKFITINCDLTNSKNPQLDFENKVNEVNEVKSKKEAGAIVRVKYKINEENAGLINQTQIKKLLSDSFAFLIQSEIVNKERTYRISELDSNLITNPLSTLEKYLFEYKDEEKNILLEKAKEIVKSLPHLTH; the protein is encoded by the coding sequence ATGATAAAAATTGTTCATTTTAGTGATCTTCATTTTGGCTCTGGAGAAAGATATGGCTCTTTAAATCCAGAGACTGGACTACATAGAAGGTTTGAAGATTTTATTTCTGCTTTAGATAAACCTGTAAACTTTGCAATTGATAAAAAAGTAGATATGGTTATTTTTACAGGAGATACATATAAACATGCTACTCCTGAACCTGTGTATCAACGAGAGTTTGCAAAAAGGATTAAAAAACTTTCCAAAAATAAAATATTAACAATTTTGCTTGTAGGTAATCATGACATTTTATACAGGATTGATGGATCGGATACCCTTGATATTTACAGTACATTATCAATTGAGCATGTAACAGTATTTAATAAAATTGAATTAAAAAATATTGAAACAAGAAATGGAATTGTTCAAGTAATTACTCTACCTCACATTACAAAGAGCAGATTATTAATAAAGGATGAATATAGAAACTTAAATTTAAAAGAGCAAGATAAATTAATGATTCAAAAAGTAAAAGAAGCAATTAGCGCAATGATTGAAAAATTAGATCCTAAATCTCCTTCTATTTTAATTGGACACGGGACTATAGAAACTGCACAATTTGGTTCAGAGCAGGATTTATCCATTGGTAAAGTTCTAAGTTACCCATTAAGTATTTTTCAAAATACACAAGTTGACTATGTAGGCTTTGGGCATATTCACCGTCATCAGGTTTTACAAAAAGAAAATCCACTAATTTTATATGCAGGCTCCTTGGAAAGGGTAGATTTTAGCGAAGAAAACGAGGATAAAGGTTTTATATATTTAGAACTAGAAAAAGGTAAAGTAAACCACAAGTTTATTTCTACAAATCCAAGGAAATTTATAACTATAAATTGTGATTTAACAAATAGCAAAAATCCACAATTAGATTTTGAAAATAAAGTTAACGAAGTCAACGAAGTTAAAAGCAAAAAAGAAGCAGGAGCTATTGTTAGGGTTAAATATAAAATAAATGAAGAAAATGCTGGTTTAATTAATCAAACACAAATAAAAAAATTACTAAGTGACAGTTTTGCATTTTTAATTCAGAGTGAAATTGTTAATAAGGAAAGGACTTATAGAATTTCAGAACTTGATTCTAATTTAATTACAAACCCGCTTTCTACTCTAGAAAAGTATTTGTTTGAGTATAAGGATGAAGAAAAAAATATTTTGCTTGAGAAAGCTAAAGAGATTGTGAAATCCCTGCCCCACTTAACTCACTAG
- a CDS encoding type IV pilus twitching motility protein PilT, giving the protein MRELIELVIQKKASDLHISVGSSPILRIDGKLVPTEYETLTPQDTKALIYSILTLEQKKILEQKLELDCSYGIEGVGRFRVNVYKDRQGFAAALRTITTKIPTFEQLNLPKVCQQVCTKPRGLVLVTGPTGSGKSTTLAAMVGWINENRSDHILTIEDPIEYIHSSKRSLVNQRELGADTHSFDNALRAALREDPDVILIGEMRDLETIALALKAAETGHLVFGTLHTSSAAQTIDRVVDVFPPEQQQQIRIQLSNGLVAVFSQTLIPKLNSQGQIDGRVMAMEILVNTPAIANLIREGKTAQIYSSIQTGGRLGMVTLENGLADLVKKKLIRPEDALAKSSRAEDLEKLIASELSGAGISQSL; this is encoded by the coding sequence ATGAGAGAATTAATTGAATTAGTCATCCAAAAAAAAGCAAGTGATTTGCACATTAGTGTAGGTTCTTCTCCAATTCTAAGAATTGATGGAAAGCTAGTACCAACAGAATATGAAACATTAACACCACAAGATACAAAAGCTTTGATTTACAGCATATTAACTCTTGAACAAAAAAAAATTCTAGAACAAAAACTTGAACTGGATTGTAGTTATGGTATTGAAGGAGTTGGTAGATTCAGGGTGAATGTCTATAAAGACAGGCAAGGCTTTGCAGCTGCATTGAGAACAATTACTACAAAAATACCTACCTTTGAACAATTAAATCTTCCAAAAGTTTGTCAGCAAGTTTGTACAAAACCAAGGGGTTTAGTCCTTGTAACTGGACCAACTGGTTCAGGTAAAAGCACGACTCTTGCTGCAATGGTAGGTTGGATAAATGAAAATAGATCAGATCACATTCTTACTATTGAAGATCCTATTGAGTACATTCATTCAAGCAAAAGATCACTTGTAAACCAAAGAGAACTTGGTGCTGACACACATAGTTTTGATAATGCATTAAGAGCAGCTTTAAGAGAAGATCCGGATGTAATTTTAATTGGTGAAATGAGGGATCTTGAAACAATTGCTCTTGCTTTAAAAGCAGCTGAAACAGGACACTTGGTTTTTGGTACATTACATACAAGTTCAGCAGCACAAACTATAGATCGTGTTGTTGATGTATTTCCACCAGAGCAACAACAACAAATTAGAATTCAGTTAAGCAATGGACTTGTTGCAGTGTTTAGTCAGACACTCATCCCCAAATTAAATTCCCAAGGACAAATTGACGGCAGAGTTATGGCTATGGAAATTTTAGTTAACACACCTGCAATAGCAAACTTAATAAGAGAAGGCAAGACTGCACAAATATATTCTTCTATTCAAACTGGTGGAAGACTGGGAATGGTTACTTTAGAAAACGGCTTGGCAGATCTTGTAAAGAAAAAATTAATAAGGCCAGAAGATGCACTTGCTAAAAGCTCCAGAGCAGAAGATCTAGAAAAATTAATAGCTAGTGAGTTAAGTGGGGCAGGGATTTCACAATCTCTTTAG